The genomic DNA GGGTGCGTTTCTTCTTCAGCAAGTGCAGAAAACTCAAAGTATACATGTAGTCCTTAAGATGTACTAATTCGTGAAACATTAACATCCGCTGCAATTATGGGACGTCGGTATAGCAGAATATTAAAGAGTATTGTCTCATTCTACAAAGGGATAATTCTTATACCTAATTCTACAGTCCCCAAGTTGAGGCTGCCCTCCAACATTCAAAGGACAATCATTAGATATGATGAATGGACAGGAGAAATTGAAAGGTGTAAAAGAAACCCTGGAATAGGAATCGAACTCAGGCTTAGAATTGATATggatttcatttttaaataaaacttTACTCTACCCTGAGCGAAATCTTACTTTGCAGTGAACTCTGCTGTTAATTGTGGTTAAtcaattcacccaaaaaaattttggttaatcatcaaaaattaaaaagatcaACCAACGTGACTTAATTCAAACAGTTAAACGCTTAttctctttaaataaaatctcgAATTCAAATCCTTGTGAACGCAAAAAAACCCACTCTGAAAGAACTTTACCCCTCAATGGACCAACCCGACTCGACTGAATTAATCATTATCCAAGTAGACCTTCAAATATCAAggttcacacaaaaaaaaaattcaaatagatCAAAAGTTTGTTGTCGAATGAAGCAAAGGTCACATTGGAATCCCTCGTTCAAAATTCTTTTCTCATGGTCTTGTTCACGTTTGACTCCCTTTTGAATCATAGAGAGATTTTGCAACCCTCTATCTGGTCATAGGTCTTTCGCCACCTTCATATTGAGGATAATTACATTATTCGAGTACAAAGGAATAACCCGAATCAAAACTCGTCATCCCCTAAAACCAAAAGAATCATAAGGGTCCCCCAGAACAGAAAAGTCACCAGACACTCTCAACTCATCAAGAACCGAACCTCCACACCTCTCTCTCATGCCTCAATACCGGGCTCACGAATTTGAATTGAAGTTCTTGACAAACTCGCTTCGAGTTCATTCAACTCATCCATGTCCAACTCGTCATCGTCATCATCTTCGGGCAGGGTTTCCCCAGGATCAGCTGCAGCACCTTCCCTTGAAGAGCTTGCTTCACTTTGCGCCGAATTCTCTTTAGCCTGATATTAATTCatgaaaaaataacttttagtCGCGCTGAACAGGTGCCTAATTTAGGAGCTAATTATCAGTCATGTAAAGAGCAAGTAATGTCAATTGGAAATGGAAAAAGGAACGAAGCTGGGGGTTTACTTTCTCTGAGGCCGCCTCAGGTTCTTCCTCCCTTTGATACTTCTCATAAGCCTCAGCATCGTCGACGAACAAGCTAGCATCTGAGAGAAACAGCTCACGACCGCTGAAAAGATGAAATTATGTCAATAAAATATCCCCAGAAAAGTCCAGCACCGTGGTTTCTGATTGAACCTCTTAAATTAAGAGCCTTTCAGTAGTTGTGAAGAGGGAAGTATGAGCCCCAATTAGGTCAAAAACCACTCATCAGAATTCACAGAATAGGTTTCAACCTGCTTAGAGGATTATCATCTTCAGGTGTCTCTTGGTTCTTTTCTTTCCACTCTTTCTACTTAATCACTCTTATTTAACATCTAAGCATAATGCATGATTTTGCTTTTAACATCAAAAGAGCTGTAAGCCCAAGGAGAGAGTTGAAGAGGACCTCATTCGGTCATTCTTGGCCCTTTCTGCTCGTAGAGCAGCCAAACCAGCTTCTCGTTCTTCTGTCTTTTTCGTCTTCCACTCCATGAACAACTCAGGAGTCATTGGAGTCGACTTAGTCAATTTTGAACGCTGAAGCATTTACAAGGAGGATACCATAAAAGAAGATAAGATAATTGGATATTTTCTACGTCAAAAAAAGGCATGATCCTCGAGcaaagaaagagaggagaaagCAAGGTCATAGATATAATATGTACTTATTATGATAACCTGATCCTCAATTTCATCCTCAATAGGCATCTTTTCAGCTTCTTCCTCGATAAGCGCCTTCATCTGAGATTTTAGAACATATCCCGGTGGTAAAGCATGTCTATAATGGCAATCTTTGCCACCATTAGGGCAGACCCAAAACCAACCATATTGTTTCTTTTCCACGGCTTCCAAGAAATACTTGCAGACCTATCCACATAGAGTTAGAAGATCAGCATGCAAAAGGTAAAGATAGCAACTCATTGAGAAATCATTAGCGCTCCCTGCTACAACTGGCAAATGTCTAATTCAGGAACACTTGGATACAAGAGATTTGTTCTTTTAATTGATTCTGAGAAGAGTTGCTCTTTCAAGAGCACAGTATGATAAAAGCTGTAAGTTGTGTTCAGGGAGAAGTTATTGTCTATGATTGGCCTCTACGGTAGCCAGAACGACACaggaattggacattaactaaACATCTAAACTAAACTAGTTTAGATGCAAAACATGTAGCCGACAGGCTTCATGTGTGACATGAAATTGGAACCAACCAGGCCTCCAAGACAGCAAAAACTAGAATAAGGTGCTGCGGCTCCAGCGACAAGTGTAGAAGAAGAATACTAACTGCCCCTTCTCGACACAGCAAAATGAATCATTAGTAAGAAACTAGAGCTTTCAgttctttttcctttcccaGCAAATAAGCTATTGAAATTTCAGAAACAAAGAGCTCAAAAACTATAACAGAAATTATATGGAGGATATAGTCCATCTATACGATAATATAGATACATGACTGAGAGGTAAATATAATGTAACAAGAAACACCAACAAATGGCAGAGGCTGCCAAGTGCCAGAGGAAGAGAGTACATACAATTTCAGTGGGCTTATTCTGATTATACTCATTCTTCTTTGATTCAACGACCTTCTCCAGAGTTTCTTGATCCCAATCCTCCATCGTTTCTGAAACAAGCAAATCATCAGAGTATACTATCATCGTCATAACTAATTTTTGGAGACCATAGAAGATACAAGCTAATAGAAGCCATGTTAGAGCAATGCACTCAAAACTGCATTAAATCACCTTGATCGCGCTTGTCACTGTAAATATCAATCTTCTCGCCCTTTCTCTGAACATTCAAATCGTGGGAGAACTTGCACTTAAAACCCTTAGTACACTGGCCCGCCTTGTAAAACTCGCATAGTATAGATTTGGGATCAACGCCTATTCAGAACAAAATGCCCATATCATGTCTCAAGCTTAAAGAGGCAGCAAAAGTAATTTAGAAACCTTAACTACAAACCACACAGGACATACAGGGCACTCTACATACCAACTGGAACTTTGGGCTGACTGACAGCTATTTTAAACAGATCATTCAGCTCCTTCTCTCTAGCCTTCTCTTCCTCCTTCTTTTTCTGTCCATCCAATGCGATTGATGTTACAAGAAATTCCAAAGAGAAAGCAATTTCAACCTGCTGCTGCTAAGCAACCTAATGCTCCGATATTCCACAAAAAAAGTCTATTTTACCAATTTGCTTGGAGGTAGGTTCTTCAAAATCTGGCATGTTATAGCAGTATTTGTGTATCCCATGCCCTTAGCAAATATGACACATCCAAACCTTATTCTCTTAATGATTGATTATGAATGCGCATTGCATTCCTAACAATTATTCGATTTCCATCTTCGAAGCCCACAAACTTTTCCCAATCAATATAGCGCAAAAAAAGGTACGGCTACACTACAATGTGATTCAAATTCAGTCTGCAAGTAAGAAATGGCTATATTCAGCGAAACATACACTTATCTGGTGTTATTTACTGCACAAAGAACCCACTTTCGATTCACTGTTTGTATGTTCCTTAATCATTACCACAGCGTAGTAGAAAACGAGCATGCTTTAGCACAGAATATGAAGTTTTTCCACGACATTGAACTCACCCTGATCTATGCCCATAGTAAGGATATAATATAATCACATAATAAGCTCCATTAATCTCAATTTGGCATTTCCCATCAGCACCAACGGAAGCTAAGAAAACGATCCATTCTGAGAAGAAAGATAAGAGATTGCAGGAACAGGGCGGCAAGTGGAGGAGTGACCTTAGCGGCGATTTTAGACGGGTCGGGCTTCGCCTGCACAGTCAGGTGGAGGGACTGGACGTACTTCTGGACGTTCTTGCtcttgttcttgttcttcAGCCCGAAGGTCTTGTCCTCCACTACCTTCTGCTTCTTCGCCAAATCCGCCTTCGACTGCTGCTTCGGAGGCATTGTCGGATGCCGATTTCGAGCTCGACAAAGAGGAGATGAGGTTGGATACGATGGGGTTGATTGATAATGGAGGAAAGATTAAGACTTTGACCGAGGGGATTTGACGAAGCTCCGAGGTCGAGCTCTGATTAGGGTTTTGCTGTTCGCCgggagaggaggagagagatCGGGCACAGACAGCGGGAATGAAGGGTAGAGGCTTTTGTTGATGTTTTGCTGAAATACCCAATAAGTCCGTCTCTTGCTAATTATTGCCACTTACTTTTGCATTGTTTTTCTATATCTACGCTATCCTAATGGGAGGGAGaagtaattttattatccGTCTAAGATAAATATAAAGGATAAATTTAAGAAACTACatttataatttcataaatagaAGGTAATGCTCATTCGAATCGAAACAGGACATCCCccgtcctttttttttttgtttacgTATCAATGATGGCAACATGTGTTATTATAACTTACGTAGTACTACAaataatcattttaatttaaaaaactttaaagaatttaaaattttcaaataaaaaacaaagatttTGGGGATTGAAAGTAActttttccctaaaaaaaaacaaatgccATGGGAGGTAGATCATTGTTGGGGGCTCCCTTATTGGCCATTACCTCCTAGGGGAGGTCATCGAAGAGTTCCAACGCAAGGGGGGTAGCGCTCCCTTACTAGGAGGTAGATCATTGCTGGGGCTCCCTTACTAGTCACTACCCTCCAGAGAGGTCACCGAAGAGTTCCATCGCAAGGAGAGTAGCGCTCTGAGGAATAGGCCCCACCTCCAGGGctagagagagggagagtaGTCCCAATGATCGGGGGTACCCCTCCAGCCACCTCCCCCTAGGGGTGGTCATcggaatttaattttatagtttttgtaatttttagatttttttattttaaccttttaaaattataatgattatTTGTGGTGCCAACGTCAACTGAAATTACACGTGACGATGCATCAACTGACACGTAAGTAAAATGAACAATATTAGGTGTTGTATTATGAAAGGAGGGGATGTAAATGTCCTCTTGCAAAATTTTAAGGCTAGCTTTTATATTCTATCCCAAcagaaatttaagaaaaaaaatagtgcACCGGAAATAACTGGTTTGATAGCAAAGAACATGCTCTCTTGTTTTAATTGTTTCCGCATATACCCAATCCTTGATGTGGTTACAATTTAGAATCAGAATGGACTTCTCTTATTAGGCCACAATTCCAACCTAATGGTAAGCCAAAATTCCTAATCATGAAGCAGGGATTGCTCACTCTAGGTCAGTTCCACATGGCTcgaaacaaattaaaagtaaatacCACTATTATCCCAAGAAGGCTTACAAGCAATTGCTTTCAAATGATTACAACATACAATCAAAGTAAACCACTTCAATTTGTAATAAATTACTTGgttttttgtttataaacTACTAGCAAACGAAGTAAATTGCATATGtccaattaaattatatgaaaacGATTGCATCATATTACCAAAGTAAATTACACATACTTTTGACCAAAAATTTAGCTTTTACCATAAAATTGGACGGAAGGGCTAAAGTGAACGAACACGCAAAGTTAAggataatattaaaaaaaggtttagaattaaaaaaggaaaacaaaaaattcgGGATTGAAAATGTTATTTTGGATAAAGAAAACCAAAGAGCGTAAAAGATAAGCCCAATCCACGGAATGGGCCTGGCATGACTCGGGCCACGTGTTGCTTATGGGCCAGTTATCCGGTCCATTATATTccctaattttattttgtttttcttttcattttccccCCTTTTGGTTTTCCTAGATGAAAGATTTTATGAtacatttgtttttcttttcttctggaTATGATACATTTGTTTTAAATGTATACATGTATGATATCTACATGTATTTAATGGCTATattcaattttgaaattatttttatcaatattttcttttgttcaacaaagtaaaaatttaaaaaaaaattcagtaattgaaaatttcaaagcATGATACGGACACCTTTACTTGCATGTATTATAAAACAATCCTCGACAATGATGTAATTAAATGCCAAGAAGAATTTCTGCTATCATCTTACTAAAGGGACTGATCACTTAAGCTTACAGTGACAACTCTTGAAACATGTTCTGCTCCGTTtagtttcgcagttaaaatcacaaaaattttaactttaacttttactcaacacattacacaacaaaaatacacatttcccaagtcaaaaattttaattttaactttaactcaacacactacacaatcatttgtcattttccacaatcaaaatccaaattactttaactctcaaaccaaacgcaccaatGTTTAGTCAGTTATCATATTGTTTTTGCATGTAAATATGCACTTGCAGAACTTACCATAAATGATAATCCAATTAATTATTGCAAAATATGAAATAGGCTCAGAGTCATGTCCCTTTAAGAGGCAAGAtgttaagttttttttttactggtaattattaaataaaactaaaattatttcaataatttataaagataCGTGTTGGAAGAGCTCAAATATGAGGAGAAAATGTCAAAGTGTTATTCAAACTATGTGATATTTGCGCTTTGCgcaacaataattttttatcaattctttCATAACCAAATGTAAATAATCAATACATATGGtgtgaataaataaaaataagaaaataaaaataaattcttaatctaatctattttttttaaaaagtgaacacatatatatagtgagGAAATCTAGTTTAAAGAAATATCATGTATGAGTTAAAAGGTCTATTAAAAACAAAGCAAAtagaagatatatatgtacgaaATGAATTTTCTAGTCCACCATTTATAGAATTTTTGgtgcattgaatttgaaaaggtATCTCGTACTTCGACGagttttgtaaatatataagatgagaaaattttaaatgatctgACCTCATAGTGATGTACTGGAGAAGAACCAATAAAATTgcttcaataaaaaaaatttatcacaattaattgaatgattaacacttattatttagtttattacAACTTAGCTGGTACTTCATCACGCCATATGGCGATGTAGATCACcgaataatttttcatttgtgagacatttatttttttttaaaagctCAGAATTATGTATcaatacatacaaataatctatatatctatacccaatatatatatatatatatatatgaaagttaAGCTAATTCTATTGACGTCGAGGAGAGTACGACTCGAATTTCGTATTCTCGCAATTGTGATTCGTTATcgcttatttttattatattttaataaatttattttacttataatatattatatttcactttcgatgaataaaaaaatgaaagaattaaGAGTGGTGCTGCGAAGAGTACGATTCGAATTCCATATTCTCCCGTTTAAAATTCGTtttcgtttatttttattatattttaataaatttatttgacttataatatattctattcGAGCATTTAGTGCATTCACATTGTTATTCCggtaaattaaatatttaatttttagtatataaaatttaaaaatttcttctatattttttttataaagtaATGCaagaatatatacattatttaatgatgaagtaaataataatattataaaataatataataagtaaaaattttattatattttaataaatttattttacttataatatattatattagactTTAGATGAATAAAAATACGAAACGAATAAGCGCATTCACATTGCTATTTCGTTTTATTATGCAAATTAAGTGTCTTATTTTtagtatataaaattataaattttcttctaaatttttatataaataatgcaATAATATGTACATTACTTAACGATAaaggaaataataatattataacaacaatataataatatatatgtttacttAGCTATgaagtaaataaaattaatatatagagttactttttctctaaattttattgtacaaaataataaattttagcTAACTTTGTCACGTTTACTTCTTTCATAGTTAGTTGATGTATcgatttaaaattattttagttgATTTTTACAATTACTatcatttttttgaaaaatgaattttaaaagtttaattCATCACTTCTTGGATTTGTTTcttctttgaactttttaaGAATATTCTTCTTAGTAAATTGAATTATATTCTCTCTTTATTgtcttaataatttttattgttaaGTTCCTTAAATCCGAACTATTACAAgtttattaaatttcaaaaattgttattaatcaacttataaattaaatattgttaacaataatgaaaaataagattATGGTGCGTAGCACTGGGTATCTTACTAGTATAGATGtatattcaaaattcattgaatAATGAATATCATATGGCAGATAAAATATggcaaaatttcatttaaccaaaatttgaaaagacatgAGCTGAGGGTTTTAAAATAACTGTCTTTTATGAGTGGTTGTCAACCTTATGTATTATAATAGATTTTCTGAGCGGTCTAAAAGATGATTAATCACGAGTtgagaattttaaaataataaacttgAAATGTTTCGATGTCTGGAAGGCAACCGAATCATCCTCAAAACTTTCAACAAATGTAATATGAAAACATTGAGTTGTTGGAATTCATGTTCTCAAATAGCCAAGATCAtaatagtgtgtttggttctaaagttgagttgagttttgattttaattggtttgtaatgattgtgatgttaaattatgagaaaatttgtgaaaatgtaatgaatagttgaaaaaaagtaatgattgtattgttgaattgtgaaaaaagtaatgaatagttgagagaatttattattaaaaattgaattgaatggttaaaaaaattgaagaaaaatgaaaaatgtaataattgtgtcgttgatttttattgtgtagtaaatataattaaaattagagttaaaatcttaaaattagattgcgaaatcaaacggtGTCTGAAACTAGTTCAAAAGATTTTGTAGTCTGCCAAAACACAAGATCATACATGTTTTCCCTCGACTTTATATCTTTGTTTGATGAATAACCTCGACTTTATAtcgaagaagaaagaattCAGCTGAAATTCGTATTTCATTCTTTACCAAATGTTGACCAATTATTTCatataacctttttttttccttaaacaaTTATTTCATATTCTTAGTTGACCGCAAGTGCAAGACATAAATATCTATACGCACAGatgatatttatatatctccATTGAAGAAGCAAGaagaaggaggaagaagaaggaggaagaagatccCACCGAAGTACCAAAGAGATTCCAGTGGGCTGCCATTGCACCGCGTTTCTCAtataaatctctctctctctacagcTTTACCTTCATCATCTCTCCGCAATTCCCGGAGCCAATATCTCCCTCTGCGTCGGCCTTCGGGAATCCTTCCATGGCGGCTCTCAGGCGCCTGCTACCGAAGGCCTTCCTGGCGCCTCGCTCCTCGACGATCTCCCGATTCGTCTCCCCCCCTTCGACCCTCAATCCGCAAACTGACCTCCAATCAGCCGCCGCTGCCCTGAACCTTCACCCCCTCCGTCGCGGTGGGGACCCCAAGGGCAGGAACGTCCAGTGGGTCTTCCTTGGCTGTCCCGGAGTCGGGAAGGGCACCTATGCATCCCGGCTCTCCACCCTCCTCGGCGTTCCCCACATCGCCACCGGCGACCTCGTCAGGGACGAGCTCGCTTCTGCCGGCCCCCTCTCCTCTAAGGTCAGCATTCTTCACTTTCAAGGGCTTATCTTTAGGGTTTATTGAGCTCTTTTGAGCTGTTTCAGCTGAGGCTAACGGTGAAGTTCATCGAAAGTGAGGAGGATTAGATACTACATTCAGCTTTCCTGTAATTCAGCTGCTGCTAGTTCTTTGGCATGCTGAAGACGTAGAAAACAGAAGAGAAAGATGAGTTTTTGGATCAAACTTGGGTTTCCTTTATTTTCGGTTTTGAATTGTCTCAATGTTTTGGATACTGAGATGTTATTCCTCACAAGTTTCCACTCTTTGGGGTCACATTGTAGCTGCAAACTCCGAATGCAAAATGTCGTCTTTCAGAAAACAGTTTTTGAAGGTTTGTGTATATGACATTGTTTCCGATTTTTCTGCCAAACGTCCAAGCTCGTGTtctttcacaattttctgtttttggaAAATGTATTATGAGATAAAAGTACCCGAGGCACCGGTTCTGTTACAAAACGAATGATCCTTAAATATCTTTCTTTCAAGGTAAggtcatattttctttttctggtaCACGAGTTCTTGCTGGGGAAGTGAAAATGATGGTACACGAGTTCATGTGTCAATCTTCCTGATTGTGATTCTATTAAAATCCCAAAAAATGTGACCTTTTGTTGCAGCTTTCCGAGATAGTTAGACAAGGGAAGTTGGTGCCAGATGAAGTCATTATAGATCTACTTTCGAAAAGACTAGAAACTGGGGAAGCTAAGCGGGAGACTGGATTTATACTCGATGGCTTCCCTCGGACTGTAAGACAGGCGGTGAGTATgagctttcttttcttttatggtTTGCTCACAGAACTTTCTCTG from Punica granatum isolate Tunisia-2019 chromosome 2, ASM765513v2, whole genome shotgun sequence includes the following:
- the LOC116197698 gene encoding zinc finger CCCH domain-containing protein 11 — translated: MPPKQQSKADLAKKQKVVEDKTFGLKNKNKSKNVQKYVQSLHLTVQAKPDPSKIAAKKKKEEEKAREKELNDLFKIAVSQPKVPVGVDPKSILCEFYKAGQCTKGFKCKFSHDLNVQRKGEKIDIYSDKRDQETMEDWDQETLEKVVESKKNEYNQNKPTEIVCKYFLEAVEKKQYGWFWVCPNGGKDCHYRHALPPGYVLKSQMKALIEEEAEKMPIEDEIEDQRSKLTKSTPMTPELFMEWKTKKTEEREAGLAALRAERAKNDRMSGRELFLSDASLFVDDAEAYEKYQREEEPEAASEKAKENSAQSEASSSREGAAADPGETLPEDDDDDELDMDELNELEASLSRTSIQIREPGIEA